A region from the Nostoc sp. HK-01 genome encodes:
- a CDS encoding putative polysaccharide transport protein yields MESPKQTSNLRQKAVKGLLWSAIESWGKQVVSFGVFFLLARLLGPQAFGLVALSGIFLSFLQIFVDQGFSTAIVQRQDLEAEHLDTAFWTNLGVSVILAALSIACSGLVAAFFKEPKIVPILCWLSLNFVINGLSSVQQAILQRSLAFKSLAVRSLIAVVVGGVVGIVLAFLGFGVWSLVGQYLANSVTQVIALWWVSDWRPRFRFSQKHFKELFSFGINVTGINVLNFVNQNSDNFLIGYFLDSVALGYYSVAYRIFMIVTQLMISVIQKIAMPVFSRLQQEPEKMRKAFYNAISFTSIVAFPVFIGISILSPDLIVTVFGEKWKTSIPVLQILTLVGPLYAGFYYNGTVIMAMGKPSWNLALYCIQAIGNFTCFWIAVRWGIVAVAASYVFRAYIMSPIPIFVLKKLINIKLTTYLQQYLTPLVATLAMVAGILGIKSLFNLSIKNVFNFPDIVNSYTLLFLCIVGGFLIYTGTIALIAPQHLQQIRNLLSSLFPKMSLKK; encoded by the coding sequence ATGGAATCACCAAAACAAACATCAAATTTACGACAGAAAGCAGTTAAAGGTTTACTGTGGTCTGCGATTGAGAGTTGGGGAAAACAGGTGGTTTCCTTCGGGGTTTTCTTTTTACTAGCTCGATTACTAGGGCCACAAGCATTCGGGTTAGTTGCTTTGTCGGGCATATTTCTCAGCTTTTTACAAATTTTTGTAGATCAAGGATTTTCGACAGCAATTGTACAGCGCCAAGACCTAGAAGCAGAGCATTTAGATACTGCCTTTTGGACTAATTTAGGAGTGAGTGTAATACTTGCGGCTTTAAGCATCGCTTGTTCTGGTTTAGTTGCCGCCTTCTTTAAAGAACCTAAGATAGTACCAATTCTTTGCTGGTTGTCTCTCAATTTTGTAATTAATGGTCTCAGCAGTGTACAACAAGCAATTCTGCAACGTTCGCTGGCTTTTAAAAGTTTAGCTGTGCGTTCATTAATAGCTGTGGTTGTAGGTGGTGTTGTTGGTATAGTTTTGGCATTTTTAGGTTTTGGAGTTTGGAGTTTAGTTGGGCAGTATTTAGCTAATAGTGTGACTCAAGTCATCGCTTTATGGTGGGTTAGCGATTGGCGACCTAGATTTAGATTTTCCCAAAAACACTTCAAAGAATTATTCTCATTTGGTATTAACGTCACAGGAATTAATGTCCTGAACTTTGTTAATCAAAACTCGGATAATTTTTTAATCGGCTATTTTCTCGATTCTGTTGCGCTAGGTTATTACTCGGTGGCTTATCGAATTTTTATGATAGTCACTCAGTTAATGATTTCCGTGATTCAGAAAATAGCGATGCCTGTCTTTTCGCGCTTACAACAAGAACCGGAAAAGATGCGAAAAGCATTTTATAATGCAATTAGTTTTACTAGTATTGTGGCTTTTCCAGTCTTTATAGGTATTTCAATTTTATCCCCTGATTTAATAGTGACTGTTTTTGGAGAAAAGTGGAAAACAAGTATACCAGTCTTGCAGATATTAACTTTAGTTGGCCCCTTGTATGCGGGTTTTTATTACAATGGTACAGTCATTATGGCTATGGGCAAACCTAGTTGGAATTTAGCACTGTATTGTATTCAGGCAATAGGCAACTTTACTTGCTTTTGGATAGCAGTTCGTTGGGGGATAGTAGCAGTCGCCGCATCTTATGTTTTTCGTGCTTATATTATGTCGCCTATACCCATATTTGTCTTGAAAAAATTAATCAACATTAAATTAACAACTTACTTGCAGCAATATCTCACTCCGTTAGTAGCAACTCTAGCAATGGTGGCTGGAATTTTAGGGATTAAAAGTTTATTTAATCTCAGTATAAAAAATGTATTCAATTTCCCAGATATAGTTAATTCTTACACTTTACTTTTCCTTTGTATAGTAGGTGGTTTTTTGATATATACAGGAACTATTGCACTAATTGCACCACAACATCTACAACAAATAAGAAATCTCCTGAGTTCATTATTTCCTAAAATGAGTTTAAAAAAATAA
- a CDS encoding WecB/TagA/CpsF family glycosyl transferase has translation MVADMFLPTQKVLDFPITALRFEDQIQTIIRWAIARESRSVCVANVHMLMEAHWNPDFANVLQNSDMVTPDGMPLVWMMRRMGSRYQDRVAGMDIFVKTCQYAQTHNLSVFFVGSQTEILAKMQARLGQEFPKLKIAGMEPIPFRPLTETEDEILVNKINSSGAGIVWVSLGCPKQEKWIAQHKGKIRSVMIGVGGVFPVYAGIQKRAPRIIRDLGLEWLYRWIQEPRRLWRRYATTIPVFIWLAAKQLLLSSRIAGVFLNTTVE, from the coding sequence ATGGTAGCAGATATGTTTCTGCCTACTCAAAAAGTACTCGATTTCCCTATTACTGCTTTACGTTTTGAGGATCAGATACAAACAATTATACGATGGGCGATCGCTCGTGAAAGTAGAAGTGTATGTGTAGCAAATGTACACATGCTCATGGAAGCCCACTGGAATCCAGATTTTGCTAACGTACTACAAAATTCAGATATGGTCACACCTGATGGTATGCCATTAGTCTGGATGATGCGCCGAATGGGATCTCGTTACCAAGATCGTGTAGCCGGTATGGATATATTTGTTAAGACATGTCAGTATGCACAAACGCATAATCTGAGTGTTTTCTTTGTCGGTTCACAAACTGAAATTCTTGCCAAAATGCAAGCGAGATTGGGACAAGAATTTCCCAAACTGAAAATAGCTGGAATGGAACCAATACCCTTCCGCCCACTGACGGAAACTGAAGACGAAATTTTAGTCAATAAAATTAATTCCAGTGGTGCGGGTATAGTCTGGGTATCCCTAGGATGTCCAAAACAAGAAAAATGGATAGCACAACACAAGGGTAAAATTCGCTCAGTCATGATTGGAGTAGGTGGTGTTTTCCCTGTGTATGCCGGAATTCAGAAACGCGCTCCCCGTATAATCAGAGACTTAGGCTTAGAATGGCTTTATCGTTGGATTCAAGAACCGCGACGACTTTGGCGGCGCTATGCAACAACAATTCCAGTTTTCATCTGGTTAGCTGCTAAACAGCTATTATTATCTAGCCGTATTGCTGGAGTTTTCCTAAATACTACAGTGGAATGA